The Henckelia pumila isolate YLH828 chromosome 2, ASM3356847v2, whole genome shotgun sequence genome includes a window with the following:
- the LOC140882739 gene encoding uncharacterized protein, whose amino-acid sequence MEDQKFLSANDGSVSKPRKIKTSAKDAALLQASGGSAKGQKASKRGMMNGVSPLFGQDRLMLDSNIAPGDGLKKQKGLKASKRGPENGNSPLFGEGKLVSDSLPDLEYRALRHKYLLLEEENHGLQMELQEVESDVKALEEQKLSLLDELVVLEGLIDPSELQPRGHGLP is encoded by the coding sequence ATGGAAGACCAGAAATTTCTGTCTGCAAATGATGGTTCGGTCAGCAAGCCTAGAAAAATCAAAACTTCTGCAAAAGATGCCGCGTTGTTGCAAGCTTCTGGTGGTAGTGCAAAGGGTCAAAAGGCCTCAAAAAGAGGTATGATGAATGGTGTCTCACCATTGTTTGGACAAGACAGACTAATGTTGGATTCAAACATTGCGCCCGGTGATGGTTTGAAAAAACAGAAGGGATTAAAGGCCTCCAAAAGAGGTCCAGAGAATGGCAATTCACCCTTGTTTGGCGAAGGAAAACTGGTGTCGGATTCATTACCAGATTTAGAGTACAGAGCTTTGAGGCATAAATATTTGCTTTTGGAGGAAGAAAACCATGGATTGCAAATGGAGTTGCAAGAGGTCGAATCTGATGTTAAAGCCCTTGAAGAGCAGAAGCTCTCTCTTCTGGATGAACTTGTTGTCTTAGAGGGCTTGATCGATCCTTCAGAGCTTCAACCTCGAGGCCACGGATTGCCATGA